A region from the Ammospiza nelsoni isolate bAmmNel1 chromosome 1, bAmmNel1.pri, whole genome shotgun sequence genome encodes:
- the SP8 gene encoding transcription factor Sp8 yields the protein MATSLLGEEPRVGSTPLAMLAATCNKIGSPSPSPSALSDSASSFGKGFHPWKRSSSSASAGTCGAVGSGLPGFGVAGAARNGSSAAAAAAAAAALVSDSFSCGGSPGSSAFSLTSSSAAAASSPFANDYSVFQAPGSAGGGGGGGGGGGGAAGQEAAAHQPVFISKVHTSVEGLQGIYPRVGMAHPYESWFKPSHPGLGAGEVGSAGASSWWDVGAGWIDVQSPNGAAALPGSLHPAPGGLQTSLHSPLGGYNSDYSGLGHSAFSSGASSHLLSPAGQHLMDGFKPVLPGSYPDSAPSPLAGAGGSMLGGGPAAPLAASPRSSARRYSGRATCDCPNCQEAERLGPAGASLRRKGLHSCHIPGCGKVYGKTSHLKAHLRWHTGERPFVCNWLFCGKRFTRSDELQRHLRTHTGEKRFACPVCNKRFMRSDHLSKHVKTHSGPGGAGGPGGGGPGGGPGPGGKKGSDTDSEHSAAGSPPCHSPELLPPPEPGHRNGLE from the coding sequence GAGGAACCGCGGGTAGGCTCCACGCCGCTGGCCATGCTCGCCGCGACCTGCAACAAGAtcggcagccccagcccctcgcCGTCCGCCCTCTCGGACAGCGCGTCCTCCTTCGGCAAAGGCTTCCACCCCTGGAAacgctcctcctcctcagcctcGGCGGGCACCTGCGGGGCCGTGGGCTCCGGCCTCCCGGGCTTCGGCGTGGCGGGCGCGGCGCGGAACGGCTcctcggcggcggcggcagcggcggcggcggccgccctCGTCTCGGACTCGTTCAGCTGCGGCGGCTCGCCGGGCTCCAGCGCCTTCTCGCTCACCTCCAGCAGCGCGGCGGCCGCCAGCTCGCCCTTCGCCAACGACTACTCCGTCTTCCAGgcgccgggcagcgccggcggcggcggcggcggcggaggcggAGGCGGTGGGGCGGCAGGACAGGAGGCGGCGGCGCACCAGCCCGTCTTCATCTCCAAGGTGCACACGTCggtggaggggctgcagggcatcTACCCGCGGGTGGGCATGGCGCACCCCTACGAGTCCTGGTTCAAGCCCTCGCACCCGGGGCTCGGCGCCGGCGAGGTTGGCTCAGCGGGCGCCTCCAGCTGGTGGGACGTGGGCGCCGGCTGGATCGACGTGCAGAGCCCCAACGGCGCGGCCGCGCTGCCCGGCTCGCTGCACCCCGCGCCCGGCGGACTCCAGACCTCGCTCCACTCGCCACTGGGCGGCTACAACTCGGATTACTCGGGCCTGGGCCACTCGGCCTTCAGCAGCGGCGCCTCCTCGCACCTCCTCAGCCCCGCCGGGCAGCATCTCATGGACGGATTTAAGCCGGTGCTGCCCGGCTCCTACCCGGACTCGGCCCCCTCGCCGCTGGCCGGCGCCGGGGGCTCTATGCTgggcggcggccccgccgcgcctcTGGCCGCTTCGCCGCGCTCCTCCGCCCGCCGCTACTCGGGGCGCGCCACCTGCGACTGCCCCAATTGCCAGGAGGCCGAGCGGCTGGGGCCGGCGGGGGCCAGCCTGCGCCGCAAGGGGCTGCACAGCTGCCACATCCCCGGCTGCGGCAAGGTCTACGGCAAAACCTCGCACCTGAAGGCGCACCTGCGCTGGCACACGGGCGAGCGGCCCTTCGTCTGCAACTGGCTCTTCTGCGGCAAGCGCTTCACCCGCTCCGACGAGCTGCAGCGGCACCTGCGGACCCACACGGGCGAGAAGCGCTTCGCCTGCCCCGTCTGCAACAAGCGCTTCATGCGCAGCGACCACCTCAGCAAGCACGTCAAGACCCACAGCGGCCCCGGAGGCGCCGGgggccccggcggcggcggccccggcggcggccccggccccggcggcaAGAAGGGCAGCGACACCGACAGCGAGCACAGCGCGGCCGGCAGTCCGCCCTGCCACTCCCCGGAGCTGCTGCCGCCCCCCGAGCCCGGCCACCGCAACGGCCTGGAGTGA